The following proteins are co-located in the Vigna angularis cultivar LongXiaoDou No.4 chromosome 2, ASM1680809v1, whole genome shotgun sequence genome:
- the LOC108328752 gene encoding kunitz-type trypsin inhibitor KTI1, translating to MEMRTTTFFVLFLLSAFTSYLPSSTADVLDMKGNSVLYSSAYYFLIPQNGGGGLGITRTGNETCPLSVIQNSNSSVYGTPVKFRSDPPGFLYVGELDYLNIQLPYDLKCSGATPSDWTALGDDEKEQLYVKIKGYDNTVSGLFQIRSAPGYFLGYNLLFCPSGPRPRKCSYLAVEVDDGENRRLVVSKSDENRLVVKFKKFGERFKASA from the coding sequence ATGGAGATGCGTACTACCACCTTCTTCGTTCTCTTTCTACTTTCTGCCTTCACCTCGTACCTTCCTTCAAGCACCGCGGATGTGCTAGACATGAAGGGTAATTCTGTTCTGTATTCTTCTGCCTATTACTTTCTTATTCCGCAAAACGGTGGGGGTGGTCTAGGCATTACCCGTACAGGAAACGAAACCTGTCCTTTATCTGTTATCCAAAATTCAAATTCTTCTGTTTATGGTACACCGGTGAAATTTAGATCAGATCCGCCGGGTTTTCTTTATGTCGGAGAATTGGACTATTTAAATATCCAGCTTCCTTATGATCTTAAGTGTAGTGGCGCCACTCCTTCTGACTGGACTGCTTTGGGGGATGATGAGAAAGAGCAACTCTATGTTAAAATTAAAGGATACGACAACACTGTATCGGGTTTATTTCAAATTCGGAGCGCTCCGGGTTACTTTCTGGGCTACAACCTCTTGTTCTGTCCCTCGGGTCCTCGTCCTCGTAAATGTAGCTACCTTGCAGTTGAGGTCGATGATGGAGAAAACAGGCGTTTGGTGGTGAGTAAGAGTGACGAAAATCGCTTGGTGGTTAAGTTTAAGAAATTCGGGGAAAGATTCAAAGCAAGTGCATGA